GGTTTAACTGCTCTAGCTGAATGGGATCAGCTTCCATCATCTCATCGATATCTGCACCTGCCGCAAAGGTCTTTCCCTTCCCCAGAAGGATGATGACACGAACCTCTTCATCGCCATCGAGATGCTCCAATGCCGTCACAATCTCCTCTACCATGGCACGATGCAAGGCATTGAGCTGCTGTGGACGGTTAAGATAGAGCTTGGCGACAGATCCTTCCTTCTTTACCTTAATGTAGCTATGGTGGCTCATACCTCTAATTCTTCCTCTACCTGTTCATCCTCCTCATCCAACTCCTCACCAATCATTAATGTCACCAATTCATCAGCAAAGGAGAAAAGATCCTTCGCTGATGCTTTGCCTTCCGATGATTTCATCGCTGCTAGGAGGGATTCATGATCCTCATAGTACATCTCACAGAGCAGATAATAAGGGGCCTCCCCCATGGGAGCACCCACAACCCGTGTCACCTTCATTCTCTGCAATCCAGGGATCTTGGCTGTTAATGGAACATGGGTAGAAAAATAATGTTGATCAAATGCCGCTTGATCAGGAGCTGGTTTATACAGAGCCATCAATTTCACCATAATATTTCCTCCTTTGATCCTTTTCATTTTTTCACCTTAGTAATATTAGGGCTTCCTCTGACCCTCAAGGCTTCATCCCTTCAAACGGATTATTGCATCCATAGCAATAGAAGAGACTGCGGCAGGCTGTGGAGCCAAAATGATTTTCTCGCCTTGTATGGACAGAACCACAAAAAGGACAAGGGGGTAGCCACTCCACTCCTGACTCTTGAGAGATGGGAGGAGGGGCAATTCCCAGAGCGTTCAGCTTGCGCCGCCCCTCCGCAGTGATCCGTCGCGATGACCAAGGTGGATCATGGGCCATCACAACCTGTATCGATCGCAAACCTACCACCGGCTTAAGAACCTGCTCCACCTCATGGGTCAGCATGATGAAGGCAGGACAGCCAACATAGGTGGGCAGTATCTGAACTAGCACCTCATTCTCCTCGATTCTTATACCGGCGATCATGCCAAGCTCCGCCATGGTGACAGGAGCTAATTCTGGATCCTCAATGGTAGCTAGTAACCGATAGATTTTCTCCATTGTTAATTGTGACAAGCTCCGCACCATCCTTTCATCCCTTCTTCCATCTCTTCTTACCAGGCTACCTCTGGTGCAGTCCCATACACCTCGCACAGGATTTGTAAAGCCTCCGTTAAGTGATGCGTATGCTCACCCTTACGCCCATCACCATGGAGCATCCCTGGTTGCTCTGTCACCTCATAGCCCAGCTGACTCAATTCTTTCTTGACCTGATGGGTCCAACGTTCCGCCATCACTTCGCCACTCTCTGTCAATTGGAAGCGAACCAACTGCTCCGCCATCGCCTCCTCGCCCATGGAAAATAGCCCCGCTGCATCTTGCCACGCCACTTGGAAAGCCTTCTCCATCCGTATTCTGGCCTCTGTTGTACTCTGGAGCAAGGGCTGGAGCCAAGTGCACCAATGTAAGCGATGATAAACCAGCTCCCGTTGGATCTGTTTCGCCAGTTGGCGTAGAGGAGTATAAGATGATGCTTCCAGACCTCGCAAGCGTTCTTCTTTTGCCAAGGTATAGAGCCAGTTTCGTACCACTGTAAACGCCCAATCAAAGGCAGGCTTTTGCAAATAGTGGCCTGGTCCATTGGGTAGCTCTAGGAGCACCGCATTATGAAATTGCTCAGGAGAGCGAAGATGAGCGAGCTGGTCCACCTTCCCTACTCCCAATTGCTCTAGTAGTAGCATGTAAGCGTTTGCATGACCCATCAGATCTTGGCTAATTGAGCTATACGCCACATCCTCCTCAATATGGGGTACCAACCCTAGCCATTCTGCGCCACGATAGGCAAGGATTAAATCATCATCAGCAAGCTGAAAGAGCAGTCTCTGCAAGGCTTGAGCATAGTCTGGATCCTGGAGAGCATCCTCCATCTGCCATTGCTTCATCTTTCCTCCTCCTCGCTGATGTATTTGCGCCACTGCCGACGTACCTCTCCATAACCCTTGGTCTCGCGATAAACCTTGTCCATCCGTTGAAACATCAAGCGTTCATCCTCATCAGTCATCCGAATATGGTCCCGCCGCACCACCCAGAGGTTGGTGCACGGCTCTCGGCGAAAAAAATTCTCCTTCGCAAGGAGCAATGCCATATCTTCATTTGGCGCAAGCAAGCTAAATTGATGGACCATAGGACTACCTGCGGAACGCTGGCTAAACACCTCATACACCTGATAAAATGCAGAAGCAGTTTGGTCTGTCATGATGGTCCACCCCCTCGGGCAGAGACAGCAAGCGCTTCCCTAACCCAGGCCTGAGCTTCGTAGCTTTCACGACGTAAATTGAGGCGCTCCTGTGAGCACGGTCCCTGATTATTGACGATCTGACGGAATACTTCCCAATCTGGCTCCTGATACTGCCAACGTCCCTCTTCTTCTACATAACGCAGGGTTGGATCAGGAATCGTTAATCCTAGCGCCTGAATGGCTGGTACATATTTATGAAAAAACTCCTGTCGTAATTCCTCATTGGTCTTGGATCGTATGCGATAAGCTAGATTTCGATCCACATGGCCTGCCCCAACCTGTGGAGAGGGACCAAAAAACATAAGCAGTGGAACCCACCAACGGCTCAGCGCTTCTTGAAGCATCTGGCGCTGCGCAGGTTCACCTTCTGCAAGGGTTAGAATAATACTCTCACCATGCTGGGCATGGAAGACCTCTTCAGCACAGATACGATGAAGAGCACGAGCATACGGAGCGTAGGAGCAATCCAACATCATCCGCTGCGTGATGATAGCTGCGCCATCTACTAGCCAAGCGATCACACCTGCATCCCCCCAAGTGGGCGCTGGCATATGAAACACATTGTGGAACTTTAATCTTCCTGTAAATAGATCCTCCATAATTTCAGCACGCCCTTTGCCATAGGGGCGTAAGAGGTCTTCTGCCACACGAAGAAGAAGCTGTCCATGTCCCATCTCATCCTGAACCTTGGCCATGATGGCCAGCTTACGACGTAAGGTTGGAGCACGGGGCACCCATTCTTTTTCTGGTAAAGCACCCATAATCTCACTGATGCCATGCATTGTGATAAGACGAATCAGAGCCTGTCGGTAATCTTCAGGCATCCAGTCATCGGCTTCGATCTTATGACCAGCTTCGATCCGTTCCATAAATGCTTGATGACGCTGACTCTCTTGATCTTGCATCAATGTAGGTTGACGCACAGTGACACCACCTTTCAGAACTGACAAAAAAAAATCGCAACCGATATCAGGGGTGAGAAGTTTTGAGAAGTTGTTGATAGAACTTGAAGAGAATGTTGGAGAGTACACAAGAGGGAATAACGAATGTTGCATGAAGTATCAAACTTTTGCATGAGTATGTGAGGTTTCAATAGGTGAAGATGTGAGTGTGGTAGATTGTTTAGAGGTAGGTTGGAGATAATTTGCTGATTTGATCTTAATGGCAGCAAATCATATTGTCAATATTTTTTGATAATTCTAAAACAAAAGATTCTTCCGTAAAAAAATAGTCACCTTGGTCAAGGTGACTAAAATATCATATCTAGAAACTCTTCGGTGGTGATCTTACCAAAATAACTGCCTAGATCTACATTGACGAGACGTGCGGCAAGCGCTTCCCGATCGAAGGGACAGTTCACCAGTAATTCTTCCAATTGACTGATATCGTTCTGGGCAAAGAAGTCCCCAAAGATACGACAGGTTTGAATCATGTTCCCCTCCACATGGAGGCGGAGATCGATCTCTCCGATGGGGAAGCGTTGGCGATGTTGCACGTTAAAAGCAGGCGATTCTCCGAAATTCCACTCCCATTTTTGGTAGCGTTCCCGTGAGATAGCCATGATCTTTTCCCAATCTTCATCCCCTAACTGATAGCGCGGAATTGCTTTCAAATCATCCGTCTGGAAGATGGATTTGAGAATGGTCTGACGAAACTGCTCCATACTCATGGGCTCTGTCAAATAATCATAGATATTGGCCACACGGCTCCGAATCGATTTAATCCCTTTGGAGGCGATCTTATCCCCCTTTACCTTGAGGGCTTGTACCACATCATCCAAATTGGTATTGAACATCAGGGTCCCGTGGCTAAACATGCGCCCGCCTGTAAAGAATTGTGCATTACCTGAAATCTTTTTGCCTTCAACAAGGATATCATTACGGCCGCTTAGCTCAGCAGGTACTCCCAGCTGATGTAAGGCTTCTGTCACAGGCTGTGTAAACTTCGCGAAGTTATGGAAACTCTCGCCATCATCTCTGGTAATAAAGCTAAAGTTCAAATTACCTAGATCATGATAAACAGCACCACCTCCAGAGAGGCGACGTACCACATGAATGCCATGATCTTTTACATAACGATCATTGATCTCTTCTACCGTATTCTGATGCTTGCCAATGATGATGGAGGGTTCATTGATATAAAACAATAGATAGGTTTCATCCAATGGCAGATGCTTTAACGCATACTCCTCAATTGCTAAATTGATCCGAGGATCTGTCACATGTTCATTATCGATGAATCGCACACTTCCCCACTCCCTCTATTCTCGATTCCTATTTCTGTTCTTTTCCCTCTTCTGTTACCTTTGCATTGCTTTTTCATTTTCTTTCTTCAGAAGCTCTTCAAATTGTGATGCTGGTATGGGTTTGCTATAGTAATAGCCTTGTACCTGA
Above is a genomic segment from Rubeoparvulum massiliense containing:
- a CDS encoding EthD family reductase produces the protein MVKLMALYKPAPDQAAFDQHYFSTHVPLTAKIPGLQRMKVTRVVGAPMGEAPYYLLCEMYYEDHESLLAAMKSSEGKASAKDLFSFADELVTLMIGEELDEEDEQVEEELEV
- the paaD gene encoding 1,2-phenylacetyl-CoA epoxidase subunit PaaD, producing the protein MSQLTMEKIYRLLATIEDPELAPVTMAELGMIAGIRIEENEVLVQILPTYVGCPAFIMLTHEVEQVLKPVVGLRSIQVVMAHDPPWSSRRITAEGRRKLNALGIAPPPISQESGVEWLPPCPFCGSVHTRRENHFGSTACRSLFYCYGCNNPFEGMKP
- the paaC gene encoding 1,2-phenylacetyl-CoA epoxidase subunit PaaC; its protein translation is MKQWQMEDALQDPDYAQALQRLLFQLADDDLILAYRGAEWLGLVPHIEEDVAYSSISQDLMGHANAYMLLLEQLGVGKVDQLAHLRSPEQFHNAVLLELPNGPGHYLQKPAFDWAFTVVRNWLYTLAKEERLRGLEASSYTPLRQLAKQIQRELVYHRLHWCTWLQPLLQSTTEARIRMEKAFQVAWQDAAGLFSMGEEAMAEQLVRFQLTESGEVMAERWTHQVKKELSQLGYEVTEQPGMLHGDGRKGEHTHHLTEALQILCEVYGTAPEVAW
- a CDS encoding lipoate--protein ligase: MRFIDNEHVTDPRINLAIEEYALKHLPLDETYLLFYINEPSIIIGKHQNTVEEINDRYVKDHGIHVVRRLSGGGAVYHDLGNLNFSFITRDDGESFHNFAKFTQPVTEALHQLGVPAELSGRNDILVEGKKISGNAQFFTGGRMFSHGTLMFNTNLDDVVQALKVKGDKIASKGIKSIRSRVANIYDYLTEPMSMEQFRQTILKSIFQTDDLKAIPRYQLGDEDWEKIMAISRERYQKWEWNFGESPAFNVQHRQRFPIGEIDLRLHVEGNMIQTCRIFGDFFAQNDISQLEELLVNCPFDREALAARLVNVDLGSYFGKITTEEFLDMIF
- the paaA gene encoding 1,2-phenylacetyl-CoA epoxidase subunit PaaA is translated as MQDQESQRHQAFMERIEAGHKIEADDWMPEDYRQALIRLITMHGISEIMGALPEKEWVPRAPTLRRKLAIMAKVQDEMGHGQLLLRVAEDLLRPYGKGRAEIMEDLFTGRLKFHNVFHMPAPTWGDAGVIAWLVDGAAIITQRMMLDCSYAPYARALHRICAEEVFHAQHGESIILTLAEGEPAQRQMLQEALSRWWVPLLMFFGPSPQVGAGHVDRNLAYRIRSKTNEELRQEFFHKYVPAIQALGLTIPDPTLRYVEEEGRWQYQEPDWEVFRQIVNNQGPCSQERLNLRRESYEAQAWVREALAVSARGGGPS
- the paaB gene encoding 1,2-phenylacetyl-CoA epoxidase subunit PaaB, with translation MTDQTASAFYQVYEVFSQRSAGSPMVHQFSLLAPNEDMALLLAKENFFRREPCTNLWVVRRDHIRMTDEDERLMFQRMDKVYRETKGYGEVRRQWRKYISEEEER